The sequence below is a genomic window from Acanthopagrus latus isolate v.2019 chromosome 12, fAcaLat1.1, whole genome shotgun sequence.
CCTCGCCGACATCTCTGTCTCAGGGtaagaaggaaaacaaagcgTGATTGGTAttgggaaagaaagaaagaaagaaagaaagaaagaaagaaagagaaaaaaaaacagcagtagaAAGGCGTCTCTCTTTGATGGTTATAAACATTTCCATCCCTGATTTTCCCTTTAAGTAGATccggtttttttgttttttgttttttttaatcatactGTATGACTCCATGATCCAGCCAGTCCTTTGACTGAAACAATGCAAGATACATAACTGCTTACGTTTTATTTACTAGCAGTAGGAACTGATCACAAAAGACAGAATAGATATTCTGGTATGATGCGATAACAAGACAGGAGGAGTGTGAAAGTAAAATGAAGCGGACCTTAACCTTCCACCAAGCAGGAGTTCCACTCAAAccacaaatacagagaaatccatttgttttcatgtgggAAACAGTGTTATAAAAATCCTAAAATCATTTTGTAATGAACTGTTAAACTGAATGTCATGTTATTACTGTTTTGTgcagcaaaaaaactaaaacaaaacaaaagcaaaaacaaaacaaaatgtaaaaaagaaagctACATCCACAGAGTCGCCTGCTCAGCCTGAACGTAAAGAGAACGTTTCCTCACAATCCCCTCTGTCTGTTCATCTGGATCTCTGCCTTTctattccttccttcctccctgtcatcctctctccctctctcttctcctcccaaccctcctcctcctcctcctcctcctcctcctcctcctcttgacGCTGCAGTCCAGAGGATGGAGAGATCCACCCTGAGATCTGTCGGCTCTTCATCCAGCTGCAGTGCTGCCTGGAGATGTTCATAACAGAGATGCTCAAATCCATGTGCCTGCTGGgggtgctgcagctgcacagaaaaagtaacctcacacacacacacacacacacacacacacacacacacacacacacacacacacacacacacacacacacacacacacacacacaacaaataaGTGTTTTCCTGCCCCATCCGTGTGCATCGCGTGGCCGATACCTTGATGACCATGGTTCAAATCAACTTCATGTGtctttgattgtgttttcatgattaTTGTCACTGGAAATATCCGTCCATCAATCAGAGAGGACAGAAGCCGGTAAAGCGGAGAGTTTTCACAGGAGCACAGGTGTGAAGGATGCAAATCACTGACACACTGTCAGTGCTGGGCTGTCCTAAAtattattagtaacacctgCGCTGTTCCTGCTATGCCAAGTCAACAtgtgtgctgaaaaaaaaaaggtttatgtTGAACACTTGACGCTatagttaagaaaaaaaaaagactaagaCAACATTggtaaaatacatcattaattaaaaacaaaacaagaagacacaGATAAAAAGCTGCCAGAAATCACTCTATGATCACAAATCTAATATATGTACACATTATATTATAGTTCACCAACATTTCccatgaatgaaagaaaaacacacacatattcttttaaaaaaagaataggGCAGAGCACATGACATATCACAAATACTGAGTTATCATAGTGTGGTTTAGGTAAGGACGTGTGTCTCTATCTATGTAGGCAGGTAGGGTAGAGAGCCCATCTGCAGCTTATagagaaattaaacaaatgacatAGTAACCGTCATTATGACTCCATCGCAGGGAGTCATGAAGACTCTAGTGAATGTGTCGACCTGCGTTTggacaaacaaataataaaaaaaagcgaGCACCTCACTGAGGCAGAGCTCCCCCATagtgtagaaatactctgtTATTAAATAAAAATTTTACATAGCATTGAAATATACGGTACttaaagtaccaaaagtaaaagCAGTCATTATGCAGAATGGTATATTTCAGaatactgtatgttgtgttCTTGGTTTATATTtgttgatgcattaatgtgtcgTTTGGCTGTTCCACTTGTGTATTTTTCTCACATCAGTACAATCAGTATATGGTTGGAATGCATTGTGGCCATAACACCCCTACTCACATGAGATGCGATATAGACATGCACATCATGAGGAAATGACAGTTCAGCTTACACTCTGATGAAACAGTAGAGGGCAGCAGGGAGCTGTAAGTCTGGTCTACAGACGGCTTGGTTTCATTTGCATGGTATTTTCACATGAAGGGTTTTAGAAAATGAATATGTCACGTTATTTAATCTAGAGAAGAGGCCTGATGAATGTAAACGGTCCCTGCAGGGTCACAAGGTATTTGACACTTCAGAATGGATCCACTTGAGGAATTGTATTAATTGTATGATTCTAAAAACACTCTAAAGAACTGGACGTGCAAAAAACAATCACCCCATTATGGTATGAGATGGTATGAGAGTTATCCTGGTTTATGGGAAGAAATAATAGCAATACGCTTTTTTAGTTGTAGTTGTGGTGAATGCTTCTGAGTTGTGCTCACAGCTGGTGTCTCTGTCCGGCCCTGAAGGAACGGACTCAGAGCCGAGGGTGGACTTCAGGATGGATGAAAGCTCAGACGCTCCCATCCTGGAAGACCGATCCTCGTCGCCCATCGACTTCCTGCAGGAGCAGTGGCTGGTGGGAACCGATATTGAAAATATAGAGAGGTACacatcctgcagctgcttctcaAATATATTATCacactgggttttttttttgtttgttttttgaagcaGCATAACCTGTATTTTTCCACTGCTGTGTAGTCAGGGTAATTAATCTACGGTGAAATAAGTATTGGCTGAGTTGGCGTGcctttgttttcacagagatATGCGAGAGATGCGAAACTTACTCAGCAAACTCAGGGACACGATGCCATTGCCACTGAAGAACCAAGGTATGTAATGTTTGTTCATAAAATCAGTCTGCAGATCTGTATTTACCACACGACAACTTCTGATTCTTTAATAAGTTTTCCAACCATAGGAACAGTGTAGTgatgtacttgagtaaaatctAAGGGTACTTTAGTGTTAGAATTATTTGCTGCTCCGCTAAACTTCTAGTCCATGATAATGATTGGACAACTCTAGAAactatttgaaaataaatgttattttccattTAGTTATTCAGTATAGTTTAATATTAGTCAACAGCATCTCCTAATGTGATGACACGGTGAGTCCTGATtccaaagtgtttgtttgttccagaTGACAGCAGCCTGTTGAATCTGACTCCAGGTCCACTggtcagacagaggaagagacgcTTCCCCGGACTCTGCTGCATGGTGTCCGGCTGAGAGTCTGACGGCGGCGCAGTCGGCACCCGCAGGAAAAGACTtttatttgatcacattttgTGATGTACGCTTAAAAAAGGGAATCCTGAATCCTCATACATTTTATCCTtcagagtttttcttttcatactaTCTAAAATTGTAATATTGTAGTATATGTTATCAGATCCTGTCCCGtttgtcttcttcatcttgatgttccttttttttttttttttttttttttctaaagccGGTCGATCGCTCGTTTCTTGAGATCTGCCACTCAGCTCGCTCCGGTGTGGTCAGTTTTCTTGTGTAAAAATTCTGGCTCGGATGGTATTTGGATTTGGTTTTTGGAtcttcaaacatattttttttccaacagtgGGGAGGGCGGTATATTGAACCTAGCAGtcagaaaagaataaaataaaataaagcaaaaatatagTGCACGCCAACAGGTCTTTTATTTGTCAGTACCATTCAGGTTCTGCTCGGTGGGGCTCTAAAGACACTGGCATGGGCCTGGTACCTGTTACACTTTAAAACCTTTGCAGGACTCTATTTAGTTTTCTGGCTCTTTTGAAAGTGTTgcttctttgcattttttttacttcatccTCACACAGTCAGCCAGCTCCCTttcttgtctctctgctgtgttccATTTCGTATAAAGCAAGAgtataaaaatgtacatattcagGCTATGCACTGGCATTTTTAGTGATCAGCTGTCTGTGCTTGTGTCACCCCTCCAAGTCTGAATGTGTCACAATGTGAGAAGTATTAGTCCCAGCGACCTCCTGATGTATTCCATCCATACATCATTCAGTAGAGGCTCTTGCCAGGTGAGTCTCTGCTTGGCTGTGTTGTGTGACACCTCACACACAGAGCAATTCATCTACACTAATGATGCATATGTGTGATTGGCTTAGAAATATGTTTCTtctcttgcaaaaaaaaaacaaaaacaaaaacattatgaatTTAAATAACAATGCGTGCATACATGTAAACATCAGATAATCAAAATCTGTTACAAAGCTTTGCCAAAATCATTTGCTCAATCTTGCCTCCCTCAGTCTCAAGCAGATTGAGGGAGGTAACCCCTGAACATTTCCTTAACAACagataaatgtcaaaaatgctTATTTGCTAATATTTTAGTCCATAGCAGGGAACTTTGAAAACTATTGGCTGTACAGTAAGTGGTTTATAGAATATACATAtagtttatatgtatatatatagtacTTCATGAAATCTGCTGTGGCTGCCCATGGTCCCCAGGGGATGAATGCTAATACTTTTTTCTGACTTTAACATAAGCAACAGCCATAAACTCCCAAAAGATGGCAAGCAAACATAAATATCTAGAAAATATGTATATGGCAAGGTAAACTCGAAATTTCCCATCAAAGCCTagtcccttttttattttacagggGCCAGGATtttagtgtgaaaaaaaaaaaaaaaaagactaacgGCAGTGTTGCCTGATCAGTGTTGATTGATTATGTTAAAGATGTCCATTTATTGTGTTACAGAGATGTTTACTAAagtgagcatgctaaccagctagccccggcttGTCCTGTCTCGCAACACCACTTTGTAATTCTAGAGGCGATTGTCTAGTTTCTGCTGGGAGGTGTAACAGCAACAAGTTTGCTACTTTgtctaacaaacaaacaaaataaactctctAAATGGAGAAGTTGCACCCATTTTTAgtactaaaaagaaaaatacaactgtacaccttttgaattcatgtttctctcttttaccaaACTAAGAAGAGCTTATTTGCTTCATTGACTCATcgtaaatcacacaaaataaaaagtttgtCGTTCCccaatcacctctggtttggttgaaTTAACTCTTCAAAGAGTACGATGTGCAAATATTCCAGCTTTAGGTGCGGTTTGCACACACTGCTGACGCTCGACTCTCTCTTGGACCTCTGTCGCTGTACCTCTCTACTGTCCAAGCATACAGTGTCTTCTCGCCATGgaagtcatagtcctggtccAGCTGAGCTTGGTGGTTTTGTGTGGTTGCAGTTTGGGCAGACTCCCATCAGCTGATAGGGTCACTTAGCTctacagctaactgagcttctggcaaacagcagctagctacaGCTCAACAGTATAttgagcagcagttagtggttaaGCAGTTAGTCTGCAGTTAGTCAGCTTGTCTCTAGCATCACCCTCAGGACAAAAGTAATATTTGACAACAAAAgtgacaacattttgaaaataacagtgTAAATTATGAGATGCTTCTTTTAATGCCCCCTACATGTAATCTAACCTAGCCAATCCAATTATAACAGTTATACCACCATACAGAGAAGCTGAACCATCAGTATGTTGCTCTTCCTGTCCAATACTTTAAATTTTGGTAGTAATTATCATTGTGGCCTCTAGAGGGGACTTGCAGGGCTTTTAGTTGTTTTAGACATATGTGCTGCATGTCTTGGCAGTCTTCCCTGAAAAAGGGCTTTGCAGATGCTCCACATACAGAAACAGTTGAGCTGAAAAAGCCACgaccaaacaacaacatgacattcACACATCAAGTTCGTAATCTGAAGCATTGTACAAGAACCACATTCCCATTGAGTGTCAGTTCAACTTGATTTGTTAATTAGTGTTCGTGAAGTTTATTCCTTTAATGCGATCTAAACTGGTGGTGTCTAAATTGCAAAACTCTTTGTTTcggcatatatatatatgactaAGATGTGTAGTTGGTGTGTCCTGCAGTGTAGAGAATCCACAGCCAGATCAATGTACAGCTTAGGACATTTTATGATATGAATAAAGTTTTATATGCcaatatgtttcattttcttattgTCTTTACCTTCTTGACGACCAGGGCCTGGGGGATACCCCggccacaacattaaaatgagaCTCCCCTCTTCCCATCCCCCAAGCACCAACAGCAGTGAagcatttttaaaggttttattcaaaaacacctctcgcacacaaacagacaagctAGCAGTCTGGCTGAAAGGGGGGAGGCTTTGAGGCtggaaccaatcagctccctggacaacctacaatcaaacacacctgcaacaaATCATACACACTCAGGTAGCAGAGGGCTCTCTAAGAACAGGCAATGAATCTACATACAACTGGAATGTTTATGTGACCTCTGGGGATCGTAACAATCTTAAAGAAATAATTATATATAGAGAGTGGAGGGGAGTCACATCAGGTTTTCCatgaaaaaggtttttttccAACTTCCACTTTCTCCACTTCTTTAATATGAATGGCTATATACAtacacacgtgtgtgtttgtgtgtgttatgttttagCCAGGCATTCACGCCATTATTCtattaatttacaaaatgaatgcaCAACGTTTAAGAATAAAAGTGTTCTTAAGTATTTGTGTTAAGTGTTTTGTGCATAGAAAAATTCCAATCGTTCATCAAGAAACAACTTACACATATATTCTACATACACTACTTTTCTGTCAGTCATACTGCTgcattgacatttttctttcgGTTTCAGTTTGATGCAACTGTCAGTGTTCACATGTTTGCCTTTTAAAACATGGACTAATTGCAGCAGTGCTAGTGCCAGATGGCACACATACTTGGATAACATTCCTCCACTCTCAGTGTCCATTGCTGTCAAgtctcaaacacaaaacatctggTTTATATCTCTGTAGCTGGGAAACCCCAGACTTTCCCGTAACAATGAGGGACGGGAGGGTTGTGTAAGAACGTTAAGTGCAGCtatgttttctgatttattattaaaaacaaaaagtcgTTTTTAGAGCTTTTGTTGGACACAGATTGGCCAATGCAGTTCATTAAAAAAGGCTTCCCATGAAGGATCACAGGGGGAGGCTTTATATTGCTACTGCCGTTCAGAGACACAAACCTCAGATTAGATTCAgctctgtctgcagagcagAGTCGACTCAGAGAAAAGACTCTTGTCTGcccaaatacacaaacacaggagctATTACAGTGTATGCTTTATTAATTGCTGAGGAGGACGTCAGCATACCTGGTGAGTCAGATTTTGCTTTGCTTAAATATTGCAAAAATAAGAGCTATATTAATTAACACTTATTATAAGTATACTTTGTACTGCTTTGCACAATGagttatttattcttttgtcattttctcttttttatacGTGAAGCTCtaatttacctttttatttatgaattgtGTACTAAAATTGAAAGTTTGCCTTGAAGTTAATATGCATCAAACATATTGTTATTTGATcattatcaatatcaatatcaatgtTGTAACATTTCCTCACCAGCTCAACAGTCAGCATTACAGCCAACATAAACAACCAACAATGGAGGTCATCTCATAAGTCACGGCTACAGTCCGGTTGATGAACAAAGTGGAGATAAATCCATTTTTAACCCCAAAAATCTTTCCTGATAAAATCTTCGAGTACTTACAAGATCACAAGAGTAATTACAAGATCTGGCTCTGACGCTCTCCTCCAGAGATTGAGTGCTGGCCGACTATGCCCCCCAAATTGCTCAAATCCATAAAATAGAAGCAAAAATGAGATAAatatctgattattttcagaGGACGTGAGACCAGTTTGAACTTCACGGATGGCTCCTTGCACCCAGTTGGTCCTGCTGCTACAGCTCCTCAGCTGCATATCAGTGGGCCTGGCCTGTTTCTGTGAGCGGTACCCCTGGGGGTCCTGGTCCGCCTGCTCCAGCACATGCAACTACGGTACACAGCACAGAAAAAGGTGAGACTGCACAAATAGAAGTTCAACATTGCACGTACATGGGTGGGACAGCACAGACAAAAGGGTTTTGCAGGCAAAGTTAGGACAATGGCATTTTGTGTTGTGACTTTGTCAAATGAACGTGCTGTGAAAATAGAGCTGAAGATATTGCGAAATACAGAAATCAAGAAACCATTCTTTCCATTTCCTCTGCTGTTGTCGGTTGTTGTGAAACACGAATACCTCTTTGTGCAGATAATGTAACCAACTAAAGGGACTTTAATACTTTTTTGACAGGAATTTTCAGTGTGATGATTATTACTGGAAGAGCAGCTGCAAGCAGCTGTGTGAGAGCCAGGACAGATCCTGTAACGAGCAGAGCTGTCCAATCAACTGCCTGCTGACAGAGTTTGGCCCTTGGTCTGACTGCTCGCCCTGTGCCAGGAAAAAGGCAAGACACAGAGatatactcaaaacaaaacagtgttgtcttttcctgcttTCAAAGGCTGCATTACAATAAAGTGATGACATCTGCCAGATGGTCCCACTTGTGCTAATACCCTACACTGTCATAATATCcatattactgatgattatttatcaaaaggAGACATTTATACTAACGTCATCCACCAACTGTTCAACTGTTTTAAATACTagttatcaataaataaattaatactGAAGCCAGTAGTAATCCAATGCAAAAGCAGTTGGTCCTTACATTTTCATGAGCATGCACATCGGTTCAACTGCTGTTTCTTCTGTGCTTTCTATGCATCTGTCTTTtctaaaaactgtttttattgtgaCCACTTTCAATTGACGATCACTAAGGTGGTAACTGGTTACATTTTGAAAGTGCACAAGGTTTGCATTTAATGACTGCAAATCTAAACCTGTCTGGTTCACATGTCTTTGCCACAGTTTCGGACACGGGGTGTCCAGAGGCCGTCCCAGTTTGGTGGCTCAGCCTGTAGTGTagagctgacagaggagagaccCTGTATCCCCACCAAGGAGTGCATGTTACCACCTATCGACTGCAAAGACAAATTTAAGTGTAATAATGGTAAGTCACGTTTTTAGACAATCACACAGTTTTCTAATCATGAATTTTCCAGCCATCAGAGAGAATCgaatcaacattttttcagTCAAAGGCCCACATCTTTAAtcactgctgtctgctgtcacacaacacacagacacacatagacAAAGACACATACCAATATTTGATTGTCTTCAAagcatcctctctgctgcaggacgCTGCATCAATCAGACACTGACATGCAACAGGCAGAATGACTGTGGAGATAACTCTGATGAGAGGGACTGTGTTGACTTCAAAGTTGTGTGTCCAGCGGAGAAGAGGGTGGCCCCCGGGGCTGACCTGGTGGGAAATGGGTAAGCAAAAGTTTAAAAGGTCACTTCTGAGGTTTCCAACTCCCCGCTGTGTTCGGAAATTGCATTCCTTTCTGACAAGTGTTTTTATATAACGTCCCTCcccttgaaaacacaacatttctatTAGTATGTCTTGCattgaatttgatatttttcctAGAATGTTGCTGGACTActgctgaaaagacaaaaatacaattGCAGGACTTATCGCGGATTTTTAAGGCTGATACTGACATCAACACTTGAAAAGCATACAAATTCAACAATATATCTTCCTAATTCTGtttacataaacataaaacattaatttgtgaTAAAGATATGTCCAAATTCATGCCATCGGTAAAGTTaagtaaataatatataatactgtCAGATGACATACATTGTATACTGCTCTGTGATTTCTTCTACCAGTAATAATCTGATATCGATCTGCTGATGTATCAGTGGCCTTTGGGACTATTCATTAAGTAAAGTGAAAGAGATTTCActtgtgatttgtgtttgaaggtTTGATGCTCTGGCAGAAGAGCCGAGGGGAGCAGTACTGGACAACATGTTCATGGGAGAAAATTGCGACATCAGCAGGCCTAGTAGCACACTGCTCTACCACCGAATCCCTCACAACTTTGAGACCTTTAACATTACGgtagtattattatttaattatatttgaTTGTACGGCCTTTCTGTAAAGCTAACCTGGTTCCAGACCTCACCTTCCACATCTCAGAAATTCAAAGTAGGACTGTGTTCACTGAATGCTTAGTTTATTTCGaacatgtgaataaaaaaaagggtaaaaattgtcagacaaaatgaaaagacatgcACCAGtcaaatatatatatctgtgatatATATTATGACATGCAATGGCCATGAtgataacaacagcaacaacaaagcaacaatCCAGTGATTTCATATTATAATAATGGCAATCATGCTAATCATCactgtcgtcatcatcatcgccaccaCCATCCTAATACccaaaataatgataatgctgaaatgaaataacatgTCCGAAAAGAAGTAGGGAGGAGtgtaaaactttatttgtccctCCTCCTTTTCACCCACATGAAATACCTTATTGGCATATTTGTCACAATCAATACAGATGGCTTTAGTGTACagtaattattataaaaaaaaatgttcagcgCTGTTTTGCAGAGATCTTTTTTCAGCCTTACCACGATGGATAAATACATCAGGAAAAGTACAGCttagttttgttgttattgctgttgttgtccTAGATTTTGAAATATAGATGTGGTTGTGGTTGTAAAGGTTAGCACTCCGGAAGACTTCAGTACCGAGCCCCAGGAGCTGCACACCGAGCCCGTCGATTTCAAGACTTCATCTTCGTCTGAAAACAGCGGTGGACATGGATATGGACATgggtttttcttcattttcttcccctttttttacGTCGCTGGGGGATTTAAGACACAAACCATCTCTAACAAGGAGGCTTTTGAGGCTTCAAAGAAAATAGTGAGTAacccaaagaaaacacacatgcttttGTAATTATATTGTTGGGAGGGCTTCAATGACATGACCCTAACCTTACCATAAAACGGTGAGGACCAAATAAAATATCCGTTTTACCAAAAGGTCCTCGCTCTCATGGCATGAAGGTCACATGGTCCCCACAAATATATTGGAATAACTGCAACCACACACATCTATCTGCTCAAATGCACAACCATTGCTCATTTCACTTATACTCTTATTGATTTGTTGCcatatttttcagtcattttctatcTTTCCCTCTTTAGGATTCCAAGTTTTTCCGGGTACACCAAGTTCTGCCCATGTCCACATACAAGGTGAAGGACCAGGAGGACCTTGTCCTGTCACTGCCTTTCCTCCAGTTTCTTCACGCTCTACCTCTTGATTACAGCTATGCACTATATAGGGACATCTTCCAGCGCTTCGGGACTCACTACTATCATTCAGGAACACTGGGAGGCATCTATGACCTGTTGTACCAGTACAACAGAGAGGAACTAAAAAGTTCAGGTACAACAGCATAGCTGTGTGCTCAGAATCCAAATGACACAATGGGCTGCAGTGGACACCCAAAAGTTTTAACACAAACTAAGAATGAGTA
It includes:
- the rgs7bpb gene encoding regulator of G-protein signaling 7-binding protein B; the encoded protein is MCSAPYGRKKRPRSAGIIFPVSKVAQTEPERRESTEGAVDGSRMTVQEFNTLVALYREQVISVGEISADCPSLRAQMHHTRSKGCSMARAAHQDLADISVSGPEDGEIHPEICRLFIQLQCCLEMFITEMLKSMCLLGVLQLHRKRTDSEPRVDFRMDESSDAPILEDRSSSPIDFLQEQWLVGTDIENIERDMREMRNLLSKLRDTMPLPLKNQDDSSLLNLTPGPLVRQRKRRFPGLCCMVSG